AGCGACTCCGGTCAGCAAATCGTCGATTTGGATTTGAAGCAGTTCGATGCCGTTGATGTTTACCTTGGCATCCGGGATGGAAATCGATGCTTCCTGCAGAGAACCTTGCAAGGAAAGCCCTAGCGAATTTGGCGTGGATGACCCTTTCAGGGTAGAATGGATCACACCTGTGATTTGCGTCGATGGAATATGGGGCAGGTAATCTGAAAGATCGAAGAACATTGCATTGCGTTCCAGCGTGGGTGCGATGCGTGCTTCAAATGTGTGTTCCAGAGTTTCAAGGTTCGCGTTGGCACTCGCCTCGAGCGCAAGCGAGGGATGGATCAACGCACTTTGCAAGTGGAGGTGGAGTTGACGGTTGATACCGAGTGCACCACGTAGCTGGGGATGGATTAAGAGTTGAGCATGAGACCCCAGCCAATCGGTGGAGAGGGAGAATTCCCAGGTTTCGGTGCTGCCTTCCAGAGTTTCGATGTGAAGGGGTGCCATGCGGAATGGAAACCCAGCGAACGTTCCATTGGCTTCGACGCTACCTTGCAGTTGTGCCTGGGGTATGGATTCCCATCGGTCGAACGCATTAGCGTTTTGCGGCAGGGGGAATGATCCTGTCAACTGCAGGGATCCCGATGCTTTGAGTGGGGGTGCTGCATCGGCTCGAAACTCGAAGGAGTGCAGATTAAATGAGGACCCGAGCTTGAGCTGAGGTCCAGTCTGATCAGCCTGCAGGAAACCCTCGCCCTGGATGCGGAATGACTGCGGAATACCTTTGCGGCTGGAGAGGGATCCGTGCAGGCGTGTGGGTTTGAGTTCCAGACGTGCCATCACCCGCAAGCCGTCCCAGCTAGCCTGTGTTGCATCGTGGGTGCCTTCGATTTGCAAACTCAGCGGATAGCGGTCGGCATCGTTGATCCCTTCGAAGTGCCATGCTTGCCAAACGGGTTGCAGTGAAGTGGTTGCGCGAAATGCAGTGGGCATTCCCTGACGCGGGAGTTGCAGTTGGAGTTGGGTCGAAAGGAGTCCCAGTGGGAGTTGGGGCGAGTGTAGCTGAGGGATCTGCAATGCCAGAGAGGTGCCGTCAAAGTCGAGTGTGGTTTCAAAGGCACTGATTTCAAGGGCATGATCGGTGCCAGTAAGCGTGGGGGTGAATCCGCTGAATGATGCGTTGGCAGACAGGTGCAGGACTTCGGTTCCGGCAAGTTGTCCCTGCATTTCGACGAAAGTACTGGTGTCTCCCAGACCCTGGATTTGCAGTGTCGGGATGCTGAGATAACCTTCCATCATCGAGGTGTATGGATGCCAGGCTCCGGTCCATTCGAGTCCACGCAATGCCAGTTGCTCTCCCCATTGAAATCGGTCCATCCACGTCTGGACGGTCAGCGTATCATCCTGACCGCTCCAATCCAGAATACCGAGCAAAGCGTCAATTTCCAGATCAGCTGCTTCAAGCGAATTGCTGAAACCTTCGGGCAATCTGTCGCGAAGTCGCTGCACCCATTCCATAGGGTTCTCAACATTCCATTGAACCCTTGCACGATGCTCTGAGTGATCCGAGCGGGAAAGTGATGCGCTCACGGAGACGTGATCTGGCCCAGAGGAAACGGAAGCGTTGGTGGTCATGGATTGTGGGGACGCGCGCATGGCTGCCTGGGCATCGAGTTTGATGCTTGAGGATCCATCGGGTTGGTCGAGATGGAGGGCAATGTCAGAGGCGATCCATTCATCAAAAGGAAGGCTCGAGAGCAGTTGGTCGATGTGGTGCGCAAGCTCAAGTGAGGATGGGGCAGCTTCCGGTTGTGCTGCTTGGGAGGGTGACGATTCGGGGAGAGTCGCAGGAAGTTCCAATCGAATTTCGGTCGGTCCGAGCAAGATGGATTCCACGCGTTGGTCAAGGAGTGAACCGAAGCTGAATCGAAGGTGGATGCTCTCAGATTGGATATCAATATTATGATTTTGAAAATGAAAGTCATCAAATTTTGCGTTTCGAGCATCGAGATGGCTCAGGTTGAACGCAAGCTTCTCCCATTGCATTGTTCTTGAATTCCAGAAGTTGAGTGCGAAAGGAAGCCATGTTGGAAGGGTCAGACCCAGCAGAAGCAGGGTTCCGACACCCCATGCTGGGATGCCGATCAGGAGGAGGAAACGAATGCGCCTGCGGTGCCTGGGAGGTTTTTGTGGTTGTGCTGAAGTTTGCATGAATCAGGCGGATGGAGTTTCCCTTTCCCGCGGATGAAAATGACGATACTCCTCGATCTTACGGGAAAGATCGACATCGGTATAGACCTGAGTGGTCGAGATGTCTGAATGCCCCAACAATTCCTGAATCACGCGCAGATCAGCACCGCCCTGGAGCAGGTGCGTTGCAAAGGAGTGGCGCAGGGAATGGGGAGTAACCTCACGTTCGATTCCGGCTTGATGGGCGTATTGTTTGACCAGGTGCCAGACGGTTTTTCGGGAAATCGCAGTCCCCCGGGAAGAAAGAAAAACCTGCCCCCTGCTGTGTGCTTTCACAAACTGGGGTCTCGCGAGAGTGAGGTAGCGAAGCAGGGCTTCGACAGCGGGTTCACCAATGGGGCAAATGCGTTCCTTCGAACCCTTGCCAATGATCCGCACGAATGCGTTTTCGAGGTCCAGTGCAGGCAGGTGGATTTCACAGAGTTCGGATACGCGCAACCCACTGCTGTAGATGAGTTCGAGCAGTGCACGGT
The DNA window shown above is from Puniceicoccaceae bacterium and carries:
- a CDS encoding YdbH domain-containing protein translates to MESILLGPTEIRLELPATLPESSPSQAAQPEAAPSSLELAHHIDQLLSSLPFDEWIASDIALHLDQPDGSSSIKLDAQAAMRASPQSMTTNASVSSGPDHVSVSASLSRSDHSEHRARVQWNVENPMEWVQRLRDRLPEGFSNSLEAADLEIDALLGILDWSGQDDTLTVQTWMDRFQWGEQLALRGLEWTGAWHPYTSMMEGYLSIPTLQIQGLGDTSTFVEMQGQLAGTEVLHLSANASFSGFTPTLTGTDHALEISAFETTLDFDGTSLALQIPQLHSPQLPLGLLSTQLQLQLPRQGMPTAFRATTSLQPVWQAWHFEGINDADRYPLSLQIEGTHDATQASWDGLRVMARLELKPTRLHGSLSSRKGIPQSFRIQGEGFLQADQTGPQLKLGSSFNLHSFEFRADAAPPLKASGSLQLTGSFPLPQNANAFDRWESIPQAQLQGSVEANGTFAGFPFRMAPLHIETLEGSTETWEFSLSTDWLGSHAQLLIHPQLRGALGINRQLHLHLQSALIHPSLALEASANANLETLEHTFEARIAPTLERNAMFFDLSDYLPHIPSTQITGVIHSTLKGSSTPNSLGLSLQGSLQEASISIPDAKVNINGIELLQIQIDDLLTGVATQGIPVNIQHIDVPPLRMEQFRGAFRIHHGYVFEVESLQFEFCGGQVTVKFEEFIRPPYDEIQLRLEFRNLDLAQLTALIPDFREELHGRLDGFLPVRLKNGEITWGQGEARLTPQTTATLRYAKDGIIAPYIPKIQISKKIDADVNEALRDLTLTELTLQIQPSDRFDEPSTVVLSGHSNHPRIEIPIERIQLNIRAGEVPGLLNRSFNAQRWIQSLLIQSDSSKADP
- the xerD gene encoding site-specific tyrosine recombinase XerD, with amino-acid sequence MSQDPTLPPAMATTIQSFSHWMLLERGLSDATVENYRMDLTQCAQLLAKAGLQSWQQVEAEHLVHWANQIGESDLASRSIARKHSALRTFFKFLRREGICTEDLTGFLSRPRLSKRLPKSLSIREIDAMLACPRLSTPIGMRDRALLELIYSSGLRVSELCEIHLPALDLENAFVRIIGKGSKERICPIGEPAVEALLRYLTLARPQFVKAHSRGQVFLSSRGTAISRKTVWHLVKQYAHQAGIEREVTPHSLRHSFATHLLQGGADLRVIQELLGHSDISTTQVYTDVDLSRKIEEYRHFHPRERETPSA